The following DNA comes from Musa acuminata AAA Group cultivar baxijiao chromosome BXJ1-4, Cavendish_Baxijiao_AAA, whole genome shotgun sequence.
agagagaacgggttaaagagaacgcctcaatcgggatccacaagcaaacatgtccgaaaaacacttcatagacaatgcaaattacaaacagactttacaagctctgaatagttgcacaacaaagggtaaaatgatccattacagaccgaaaagctctcgaacgtgttcacatgatacaacatttatttacaagcctaaagaggccaccaacccaactaaaatgggacttataagccttcggccgcccctctacctgcaatacaaggcatgaacatgccaaaagacaacggacagacataagcattacatccaacatcttgtttagaagtttgtccgttacaatgcggggtcaagtgggggagaacacgaagacaagacTACAAAATACGGCCCCTTTGACTTTAAACAAGGTGGATGAGAGAATCAAGAACAGATTTGGACACACGGACCAAAAGTCGTGCATCAAAATTTTGAGTCCCAAGCAGACGGAAAATTCTCATACCAGTGTCTTAAAGAGAAGACAGACAGAAAAAGCAAATCTTGCCTAAGAAATCAGAAGTGGAAAAGCAAAAGATTACCTCCCATTGGTAGATGATGCCGGATGGTCCTCCTCCCATGATGTAAGTGCCTTCTGAATTGGAAACAAGCGGTCCAATCGGCTCAGCCGGGAAGCTCCTAACTTCCACCTGAGGCTGAAACATAGAGCGAGAATGAGATCGTTTATCCAACACGAGTATGAACCAGGGCGTGAAGTGGAGATGTGGAAGAAAGGTTCGGATTAGGACTCACCTTATCCCAGGACCAGAAGAAAATGGGGCAAGAGGCGGAGGAAGGGGAATCGCGGAGCGGCGAGGAAGCGAGAAAGCGGCCGGCTATGGAGAGGAGGCCATGTGGAGCGGAGGAGCACGAGCGGTACCGGAGCTGCTCGGAGCCCGAGCGTAGGTCCCAACAACCGATGCCGACGTCCACCGGGGAGGAGGCGATCACCACTTCCATCGGTGGCGAAGAGGCGCCGCCAAAGAAAGAAGGGGTTTTGAGGATTTTAGAGTAGGCGTTTCGGATCACGAGATTATAAACGGAGCTCGCGAGCTACCACGGTGCGTATATGCTATCTCTGTCACCTTCAAGCAAAATATGAGCAGAAACTGCCTATCTCTTCTCAAGGTTCCGGCGGGGTTGTGCGGAACTCTTCACCCTCCACCGTGATCGGACTTCCGGAGCACCGCTGGCGCGTCGTCGGGGACAACGGAGGAGAGGAGTATTCGAAACGCCGGGGACTCTACGAAGGTGGCGGCGGAGGCCAAGAAGTGGCCGGAGaaatcgaggaggaggaggaggagcctgcGGACGCCGCTCTTGGCGCCGATTGCTCCAAGCAGGTCCTAAATCGTACCCTCCGGTTTTGTTTTCCCATGTTTGTCCACATCGATCTAACGGATGAGATCCATTGGCTGAAAGCATCTCAACCGTTAATCGATGTGTATAAACACCTATGATCTTATTGGACACCGACTTCGATCCACAAGATAGGCTAATGTAACGAAGAGAGACTAATTGGGTGAGCAAACGGATCAGGTATTGGGTTAAACGAATCCGAATCCGCATACAAATTCAAATAATACTAAattccaatatttttttttttatatgtggctTTACATGTCTATATACTTTCAAGTTTGGCATTAACATATATTCCTTtctaaattttaatatcttattttcatATATAACTCATacaatacactacacacacatacacaaactcataacacacagatacacaacacacaactcataacacacatacaaataacatacactaacacacacacatacatatgcaacttataacacacaccacatacacacacaactcataatacacacaacacacaaccaacacatactacacacacaacacacaaacatgtataaacataactcataacaatacacattatatacaaaacatacataactcacaacaacacacactacacactatatacataacatacacaacacacaaaacatacataactcataacaatacacactacacacacaacatacacaacacacataacatatacaacgaaTATAACATATACAactaaacacaatacacacatacaaataacatatatacacacacaaaacaTATACAAAACACATACGTATATATGCAACTTATAACACACACCACACATACAAACAACACACAAatacacacaactcacactacacataacacacacacacataacatacacaacacacactacacacaacacacacacacaacatacacaacttataacaacaacacacacaaacaaaacatacacaacacacacacgtaatatatacacacaaacaatatacacaacacacaacttataacacacactacacacacacaatacactcactacacacacaactcataacatacacacaaacaacacacacacaacatatacacacaaacaatacacacataactcataacacaatacacacacaacttataacacacactactacacacacacaacacacaaacaatacactacacacacaccacacacacacaactaataacaacatatgcacacacaactcataacacacacacataacatataacacacacaatacacacacataacatacacaacacacactacacacaacaaacacaaaactcataacatagacacgtacacaacacacacacaacatataatatacaaaacacacacacacaacgcacataacacacacaaataaaacacaacacactacacacacataacatatacaaaacacAAACATACACACGCAActtacacacacaaacaacacacacatatacacaacacacaaacacacacaacatacacaacacacaactcatatcaatacacacaaaacatacacaatacacacaactcataacatacacaacacacaaacaacacaaactacacacacaactcataacatacacaacacacacataatatacacacaTACAAACAACTTACactgcacacacacacataatatataaaaaacacatacatacatacgtaaCTATATAATAcaccacacacacaaacaacacacacatacacacacaactcataacacacacacaaacaacacacactacgcACATAACACACagtacacaaacaacacacacataacatatacaacacacacatacactcataactcataacaatacacactacacacacataacacacaaaaCACACAACTCAACAGACACACTATACGTAACACacaaacacaacatacacaacacactcaCACACATaacaatacacacacataaaacatacacagtacacacatacatacacacgcaactcataacatacacatacacacaactcataataacacactacacacacacatacacacaactcataataacacacatacacacaactcataataacacatactacacacataacatacacacaaacaacacacacaacacacaaacaacacactacacacacacataacataaacacaactcataacaacacacacacataaaatacacaacacaactcataacacacacaatacacacacacataatatatacaaacaacacttacacaactcataacaacacacacacttaacatacacaataaatactacacaaaaaataacaaacaaCGCAAACAATGCACAACACAAAAAGACACACACACATAATACACAAACATAACACAATCAACACAAACATCGCACAACAcaaaacatacacacacataacatacacaacatagaCACATAtacacaaaactcataacatatacacacaacatataatatacaaaatacacacacatacacacaacgaaaaacacacacaaataacaccacacaacacacacacataacatacaccacacacacatatacacactacacacaacacatacacaacatacacaacacacaaacacaactcataacaacacacatataacatacacacaacacacacacatatgttgaatctcggattttgatgatgaagtcaattgtcatttgttatctaatctatgtgttgagataagtgtgcaggattaactacgataagagtaagacaagcagcaggtgttgcgccggagtcaagatcatgatcacgttgggagttcgagagttcgacggaagttcggacggtcgtcggaggttcagcgagaacagatccgagaagtccagaag
Coding sequences within:
- the LOC135639779 gene encoding protein ROOT INITIATION DEFECTIVE 3-like, with the protein product MEVVIASSPVDVGIGCWDLRSGSEQLRYRSCSSAPHGLLSIAGRFLASSPLRDSPSSASCPIFFWSWDKPQVEVRSFPAEPIGPLVSNSEGTYIMGGGPSGIIYQWEVEGRPKAYKSHFSWVGGLFRLVNKCCIM